The following nucleotide sequence is from Candidatus Angelobacter sp..
TCCCCCATCAGGCAGATTTGCACCCAATTCCGGTTGCGCAAATAATCACTCTGGTAACTGAGGAGGAAGCCGGCGGCCTGCAACCGATCGCCCAGTTTTTGCGCGCTGGTTTCGCCCGGAAGCACAAGCGTGATCACGGCCGGAGACGCGTGCGTGTTGGGTGCGAGGATGCGAAAGCCGAGTTCGCGAAGTTTCGGACGGAGCCAGTTCGAGAGTTCAACGATTTCGGCGAACGGTTGCTGCGAATCGTAACGTTTCAGCGCCGTTTGCAGAGCCGCGAGCAGGTTTGACGATTGTGTAAACGGAATACCGTCCTGCCCGGCGTAAAAGCCAAGGTCGAGGTAACGCGGCAGTTTGTCCGGTTGCGGCGCGATTTCGTGATGATAGAATACCATCGAAAGACCCGGGAACGCGCCGAGCCCTTTGCCACTGACGCACGACGCGAGGTAAACCTCGTTCAAATCCACAGGTACGGTTCCAACCAGGCTGATGCAGTCGAGACATAGCTTGACATCGCGCGGGGCGCACAATTCTTTCAACATTTCCAGGTCGTTCAGCACACCCGTTGAAGTTTCGCAGGCCGATGCCCAGAGCCACCGCGCGTCGGGATGACGATCCAGAAACTGCCTGATTTGCTCGCGATCGAAGACGCCGCCCCACTCGTACTCGAGAGCGGCAAACGGAAGTTCAAATCGTTCTGCGTGGTCCAGCAGGCGGTTGCCGAATTCGCCGTTGCTCAAGACGATTCCCGGCGCACGGTCCAGCGAAAGCTGGGCGGCGACGACATCGTTGGCCAGCGTGCCAGAGCCGAGAAGGATTTCGACGCGGCGTGCCCTGACGAGCTGGCAAAGCAACGTCCGGGTTAGCGCAAAGTCTTCTTTGAAGCTGGTGCAGCGATGCGATACCGGCAGTTTGTCCAGAGCAGCCCGGATTTCCGGCCTGATGCTCACCGGTCCGGGCAGGAAACTCGCCGGGTTCAGCGCGCGGTCGGCGGTTGAAGGCACGTTGAGCAGCGGCGTTGCGACTTCGACGAACTCCTCAAGCGTCAGATACATCGGCTGATACTGGGCATCCTGCGAGCCAACAAGCGGGCCAAACGGCACGAAACCGAGATGTTTGTAAAGCTTCTGCTGGCGAACCGTGCCCGAGATGACGGCGAGGTTGTAGTGCTGGCTCAACCCGTAATCGAGGAGCAGTTTGAGCAGCCCCTGGAACACCATGCCGTTGCGGTGGCTGGCGAGGAC
It contains:
- a CDS encoding GNAT family N-acetyltransferase, encoding MNAERKLKFKIAVDETEFEQIFRLNYKTFVEEIPQHAPNPEHRLVDRFHHENTYLIALDEDQLVGMMAVRDKRPFSLDEKLGNIDRYLPPGRKICEVRLLAVLASHRNGMVFQGLLKLLLDYGLSQHYNLAVISGTVRQQKLYKHLGFVPFGPLVGSQDAQYQPMYLTLEEFVEVATPLLNVPSTADRALNPASFLPGPVSIRPEIRAALDKLPVSHRCTSFKEDFALTRTLLCQLVRARRVEILLGSGTLANDVVAAQLSLDRAPGIVLSNGEFGNRLLDHAERFELPFAALEYEWGGVFDREQIRQFLDRHPDARWLWASACETSTGVLNDLEMLKELCAPRDVKLCLDCISLVGTVPVDLNEVYLASCVSGKGLGAFPGLSMVFYHHEIAPQPDKLPRYLDLGFYAGQDGIPFTQSSNLLAALQTALKRYDSQQPFAEIVELSNWLRPKLRELGFRILAPNTHASPAVITLVLPGETSAQKLGDRLQAAGFLLSYQSDYLRNRNWVQICLMGDCSRQSLVALLTELRKSTDACSH